The Mycolicibacterium smegmatis genome has a window encoding:
- a CDS encoding SDR family NAD(P)-dependent oxidoreductase — protein sequence MTIAIVTGGSRGIGAATALACARRGMGVILTYNSNPDSAAGVVDRMTTAGATAVALELDVANTASFPAFATTVGAALDERWGQTNFDYLVNNAGYGLYNPIATVTEAQFDGLFNVHLKGPFFLTQALLPLMADGGHIVNLTSATTRVATAGVAPYASFKGGLEVLTRYMAKEFGDRRIRANSISPGAIRTELGGGLNDEFETLLAGQTALGRVGEPDDVADTIASLLADDNRWINAQNIEVAGGFTI from the coding sequence ATGACCATCGCCATCGTCACGGGAGGTAGCCGAGGCATCGGCGCCGCCACCGCACTGGCCTGCGCCCGCCGCGGCATGGGCGTCATCCTGACCTACAACAGCAATCCCGACTCCGCCGCCGGTGTCGTCGACCGCATGACCACCGCCGGCGCCACGGCGGTCGCGCTCGAACTCGACGTCGCCAACACCGCGTCATTCCCGGCATTCGCCACAACCGTCGGTGCCGCACTGGACGAGCGTTGGGGCCAAACAAATTTCGACTACCTGGTCAACAACGCCGGCTACGGCCTCTACAACCCCATCGCCACCGTGACCGAAGCCCAATTCGACGGGCTGTTCAACGTGCACCTCAAAGGACCGTTCTTCCTCACCCAGGCACTGCTGCCTTTGATGGCGGACGGTGGGCACATCGTGAACCTGACCAGCGCGACCACCCGGGTCGCCACCGCTGGGGTCGCCCCGTACGCCTCCTTCAAGGGTGGACTGGAAGTCCTCACCCGCTACATGGCCAAGGAATTCGGCGACCGCCGGATCAGAGCCAATTCCATATCCCCGGGCGCCATCCGCACCGAACTCGGCGGCGGCCTCAACGACGAGTTCGAAACCCTGCTCGCCGGTCAGACCGCCCTCGGACGTGTCGGTGAACCCGACGACGTCGCCGACACCATCGCCAGCCTGCTGGCTGATGACAACCGGTGGATCAACGCCCAGAACATCGAAGTCGCCGGCGGCTTCACCATCTAA
- a CDS encoding VOC family protein translates to MSDLDRSIAFYTATLAPLGITTRLDYDGNDGPPGHPDLKGFGAHGRMIFWLRAGVAEGRSTHVGFVADSTAQVDGTYRAAIAAGATDNGAPGARLHYDPRYYAANVLDPDGYSLEFVYKSWQH, encoded by the coding sequence GTGAGCGATCTCGATCGCTCCATCGCCTTCTACACCGCCACCCTGGCGCCGCTGGGCATCACCACCCGCCTGGACTACGACGGAAACGACGGCCCGCCAGGCCATCCCGACCTCAAAGGTTTCGGCGCCCACGGCCGGATGATCTTCTGGCTACGCGCCGGTGTCGCAGAGGGCCGGTCCACCCATGTCGGCTTCGTGGCCGACAGCACCGCCCAGGTCGACGGCACCTACCGCGCCGCCATCGCCGCCGGAGCCACCGACAACGGCGCGCCCGGGGCACGGCTGCACTACGACCCCCGTTACTACGCCGCCAATGTCCTCGACCCCGACGGCTACAGCCTCGAATTCGTCTACAAGAGTTGGCAGCACTGA